The window tttcatatggattgtaaggataagtttttgcgcaaagttttaaaataaaagaaattttttgattttattaattttaaaatatccttacaatggcatttgaggaaaaattgttgcttatatgattccattaagagcaagagtggaaatatgaaattgattctttcatttgtggtaatgtctaaatttaccaaataaggaaagattctcatcacccaagtttcaattggaccggaacttggaatcatgcaagttgtatagcatgataaatgagaattttcaagttttggaaaattaagactaattacttgttcacatggatgtgtgagtcaagtaaaggactaagggatcgagtacacattcttgtgcactggtcaagtcgaccacaaaagatcgataagactattcgtcatagtttactaaagctcagtaaatatgattatacttacaagcttaagtgtaactctgagacattggaaaaggttccaatgtatggcagagcgaataagaagaatcaatctaGGTagtaagataaaagtttctcaaatctggaaATATGGGagggtactttagtatcagttttgtgataatcttaatgattaagaaaccatagcacaattagttctctaaggaaatcttagtgcattcttatgactaagaagaggaacttgaattgttgaaatggttaaatcaagaagatgagtcatacttcgttccaaaacattttttagagtcatactccaagattgtaacttgagtgacatgtcttaaagaaggtttaaaacacttgtcaaatgtaagagtaaaagtttttctactcttgtacatttgaaattggtaagttgtgatgttttggataaaacaaagaccaacttaggccaattgtgtgaaatgtttgtcttgattagaatccacactatctcttggatatttgacaagggagtcttataggtcaagaggacagtgggagtcttaaaggtcttgaaagtctcaagaactaatcaagaataaaacctaaagttcttctctagcacacaatttgaggtttataacctatcgtgttgacatatctgtgcccattccagttaaagttggctttgcatatgagttcttagagttctcaattggttgcataacaacttggaagcaatggcaggcccttgagctgccaggtggcaagaaattaagattgagttcaatccatatgagtgtggatttgtcattatccttgtcttgtgtctatggttttgacaattcacatggataagaacacatacaccattaaatctaagtgtcataaggtttctctctgattcatgaaaatgatggtgaggaaacactttcactaagtagattttagctagatagcaattgtgatatttgcattctcaaagtcgttagtggagcgtgtgtggtttaccgtcacactaacctggacttgtgagaagtggcaaaaaggtctaaccattatgattacggcatccctcttcataattgtttagacacacaagtgtgatatctaagggaaggtgtatcattttgataaagttttatcaaaacaatctagtatcagaaatctgaactttggtaagaaagtcagctgatttctgagtacatgtcaaagctagtgggagcataagtgttatgctaataatcatcatgttagtgggagcatgataattatgataagtattgcaagctagcattgttaattatagaaaacaaattctcaattgggaaagagttgttttgctataattaagggagaagaaattatacttcatctcaaatctataagcctagatcgtgaggttttaatcatttagtcaagaatatatatgaatttcatgttggaatggctcaacataaggaaattttgtatatgagtccattatttgcgttctataattcgattatgattacggcatcccttttcataatctgaattatgagaacttggcaaattgaaatggaaatattatagcaaaagactggtttagtctttatgtgagacatcatgaatcatgtcccatatgcttcggatataggagcgattacatgtgctatattcatcctttctaaaattttccaaatgcatagggaattaagaagggaaaaggttcagaactggatatgactaaaagggttaaacaattgtcgaggacaatctaaggtttaccaaagattggttgctcaaggacagttggaagtatagtgataattctggaaggaccatattgacataatctgtaaggaggcaactcttgttcagaagtgatagtcaaaatggaatctggaaatgtttcaaagttagaattttcaatctgtttaagattagtaaacttaatgcaagaaggatgtttccaaggagttgatctcctttggaatgctctgtaatgtttgttgtcaagtctttatgactttgtgcataatcattacaagaggatcactgcatataagtttagaatctaacagatttcagtaaatggcatgaatttggaattcttgcatttgcagtaaggatttgggagtgtgaaaagagaatcattgaagttatgttcaattgatctagttcacagagtaaagatcatagacaaacatagtatgcatacttggtgtgcggcatgactagtgtttagaaaacatagtgtacatacttggagcatgggacaactattgttttaaattcaagaataaagttgatagctgaaacagtatacaatgaataatgtgtaatcatatggtgaaaaataaaaggtgttttatttatgttcataggttttgataccatattggattcaattattattgtgtttcactttgcatgttttgacttcccgaataaactaggttattcttccggaatgactaagttattcaaaccatccacagtcggtcatatgttggaagtagatatgaattaagactgtcatgggttggcttgtagaggtctaaggtgttggacaaagggctacaacactcatgagtgctcataagttctgagtattggattcaacccgcgctcattggaatcacttcatggattttatcacgagtgatcatgagacgataatatcttatattcttcaaacctagagatatgagttgttactatgagttggttgtacattgattgcacgaaaacgcatttggtaactcggtgctataaaacgtgcctttgtgtatgattcaacaagtagtagaacaagccatatgagtcgaagtttatccattccttttaccttcgggataaaagcgatatctgtgggcccctcgatgatttgatgatgacaactggaagtgctcggccgggccaggactgatttgatttgttcaattagtcagtcgtcataaatcgaaaatcgggaaacaacaaatggacagagagaatgattataatccatgtctcagtccatatgatatctagaatgaaggaatatatgatcccttatctaatggacaagtcactaacaaaggtcagagttcatctacaaggtcagagttcgacagaagcttttgagagttacgattgccagttggttcctgaagtcatacgcaataatagttttagacttatccaagtgggagactattggattaatgtctaagtccataactataattggtaagacttgacccgacccggtatggtccatttgggttgcatggcatcatgcacttggatagactttaatgagagaaataagacacttatggttattaatatattataagttctagtatattaataataagaataataagattatttaattagtattgatcaagaattaatctaggattaattaagtgatcaaaagaagactaattaaatatatgggttgattgtgtaaatcatccatacttgtatagtgggctaatgctccatggataatcaagttgggctaaaacccgtaggatggtccatggatgctccatggtgtatttgtacccatggatcatggaaatgaaaggccatgtcaattagggtttacatggtgtaaccctaactatatacgcatcttattcttgaccaaaattggccactagtgagTGAGAGTaggaaagggctagccgatttcatgaagtgtggatttctctcaagttattccaagtgtatttggtgttgtgtgattccatttgaggcttccacactattggggctaagctcttaaagcttgaagactttctacatcaaagaggtatgtattctatcttgctatagtcattgttttgtatgctagattaggataataccttggaagttcttatttgcatgtataatagagaaaacatagatccaaggtatttagggttgcatgtacacttaggagtgttagaatgctcataacccaactcTTAGCACTACAGTTCAACATTTATGAGATGAGTTCTTCTCACTacatcaacagggtctaaggcaccaatgccagccctttcggatttgtatccgggtttattgcattatatgcttattgatatgcatcctggtagttaggatggtgatatgcttagtgacatgGTAGATCGgtttcctggtatataggataatgctatgttactgaccggttaggtcaatatcctggttataggatgttgctatgatttgtGATATCTTAGATCGGTATGACTGTGATATATGatagcatatgatatttatgtgcacatgtttatttgattcggggttgggttgaggcagtcctgctttatgctgaaggccaacatacccacgacagaccggatagactgtaggcccgggAGGGCGTACTAGtaaggccgaaggcccgacgagtggcccagataggctgaaggccctgcaaGCGGTCCAGACATACCAAAGGCTCGGGGAGctgtccagataggctgaaggccctacaAGGTGGTCAAGTCAGGCTGGAGGTTCattatgcatgttatttgtttatatgatatgattatgattgtatggcgttgctattttgggggaaatcactaagcttcgggcttacagttgttgattttgttttaggtacttttgatgatcgcaggaaggcgaaggcgtgatcgtacacctccTTATGTTTAATGATTTGATTCGAGGATACTCTGAcactaaactattttgaaaaatagGTTTTGTAATAATTGTGGGtttttgaatgttttaaaaaagtttaaatttggcatgatttttatgggtgttacaactagGAAAGTTTGGGTCTATTTCTTGAAGCAGAATTCTAAAGTTTTCAGTGCATTCAAGAAATGGAAAGCGATGATGGAAAATGAAACTAGCTTGAAAAGATAGTGTTTCATATCCGATAGTGGGGGCGAATACAGTAGCAAAGAATTCGTTGATTTCTATGATGAACATGGAATCAGAATGCAGAAAACCATTCTAGAAACACCTCATCATAATGGAGTAGCTGAGAAGATGAACAAAACATTGAATGAAAGGGCGAAGAGCAGAAGACTACATGCAGGTTTGCCCAAGATGTTTTGGACAGATGCGGTCAACACAGTTGCATACAAAATCAATAGAGGACCCTCAGTTCCCATAGGGTCACGATTCCAGAGGAAGAATGGAAAAGTTATGAGGTTTCATTGAAACACATGAAGGTCTTCGGTTGTGTCTTGTATGTAAAAGTCAAAGACTTTAAGAGAGACAAGGAAGAGGCAAAGTCAAGGAATTGCACCTTTATAGGCTATGGGTTGGACAACATGGGTTACCGCTTCTAGGATAACGAGCACAAAAAGGTTATCAGAAGACGGGACGTGGTTTTCAATGAGAATGTGCTATACAAATATGAACTTGATAAGGGCTCAagtagtaacaaacaaccataaAAGGAAGAACAAGTTCAGTTAGAAGAAACTTCAGAAGACGATATTATAAAGCCTATCAGTACTCTAGAGATATCTGAAAGTTTAGGAAGCAGTGGGAGCTCTGATGAAACtggagatagtgggagcatagatGATAGTAGTTCAGAAAATGAAGGTGTAGAGACTTAAACTCCTATCGTGCATAGATCCACAGAGTACGAAGGCCTCCAGTCAGTTATTCTCCTTCAGCAAACTTCTTGCTGCTGACAGAGAATGGCGAACCCGATTCTTATCCAGAAGCCTTGAGGATGAAAGAATCCATACAGTGGAAGAAGGATATGGACGAAGAAATGAGCTCGCTTAACAAGAATCACACTTGGTCCTTAGTCAAGCTCCTAACAGGGAAGAAAGCACTGCAAAACAAATGGGTGTTTCGGGTTAAGGATTAGATTGGTGACATCAAGAGATACAATGTAAGATTGGTAGTCAAGGGTTTCCAATGGAAGAAGGGGTTGATTATAATCAGATCTTTTTTCCAGTAGTGAAGATGACTACATTCAGAATGATTTTGGGAATTGTGGCATCTGAAGATCTCCATCTAGAGCAACTAGATGTGAAAACAACTTTTCTGCATGGCGACCTTGAAGACGACATATACATGGCACAACCGTAAGGTTTTCCCACAGTTGGCAAGGAAAATCTGGTGTGCAAACTAAAGAAAAGTTTATATGATTTAAAGCATGCTCCAAGGCAGTGGTACTTGAAGATTGATAACTTCATGTAGAGGAATGGGTGCATCAGATATGAGATGGATCATTGTTGTAATTTGAATAAATTTCAGTCCTCTTATATCATCCTATTGTTATATGTTGATAACATGTTGATTGTTGGATCCGACATGCAGGAGATCAACAAGCTAAATAAGCAGCTAGCAAGTGAGTTTGAGATGAAGGACTTAGGGGTTGCTAAACAAATATTGGGCATGAGCATAGCCATGGACAGACTTACCGGTACACTAAAACTTTCACAAGCCAAGTACATCAAgaaaattttataaaagttcaACATAACAAATGCAAAAGCCAGAAGTACACCTTTAGGGAGTCAGTTGAGACTTACCAAGATGTAATTCCCAAAAACAGAAGAATACATAGAAGACATGGctaaagttccctataaatatgTTGTTGGTAGTTTAATGTATTTAATGGTTTGCACCAGACCAGACATTGGTCATGCAGTGGGGGTTGTGAGCAGATTCACGTCAAATCTAGGAAGAAAATATTGGGAAGGAGTGAAATGGTTGCTACGATACTTAAAAGGAATAGCTAAGTGTTCCTTATGTTTTAGAAGAAAAGGATTAATTTTAGAAGGTTTCGGTGATGCAGACTTAGGTAGATGTGCAGATTCAGGAAAGAACACAACGGGTTATGTGTTCACTATTGGAGGTACAAGAATCAGTTGGATGTCAAGGTTACAAAAGAGTGTTGCTCTTTCAACCACAGAAGTAGAATATACAGCACTTGCAAAAGgtgccagagagagagagagaaagagagagagatggagTGAGGGAGTACTTTGAGGAATGGAGAAATTTAAATGTAAAATGAATTTGTTCAAGCCTTTAAGTGAGAGATTGTTGGGGTATGAAGTCTTGTTCAACATGGAGCACTTAGATCAAAATGGAGCACatggggttcatggagcatgtgataAAAGAATGGATCATCTGAGAAAGGAATGGATCATCTGACAAAGAAACAGATCATGTAAAAGGAAGTTTGGAGCACCTagaagaggtttggagcacttgggaatgatatggagcaacaagggGACCTTGTTGCACCATCTGTTGAAGGGTTGGGCCAAGAAGGATATTGTTGCTCCAAATCTACTCTCTCTTGCGCCATGAGGTACTCTTGTTGCAACATTGAGTATGTTGTTGCGCCAAGCATGGCCTTGCTGCACTATGCATGATGTTGTTGTGCCAAGATGGTGAGGTAGCTCCAACCTAGAAGTTCTTGTACAACACTTGAAGCCACTTGCACCATCCATATTCCTGTTACGCCATGATGGCGCAAATTAGACCATCTTGGTCCTTGATGAACcaagtatgctatgaagtcctctatgatgTTCAAGATGGAAGAATGTTCCAAAAGATGTTGCATGGCGGAATATGATTGGTTGTCACGATTCATGGGCCTTTGAGCCAATAGGAGAGGTCAAAGTGAGATACAATTTTGATTGCTTGTAATAGTTccagaaagttaataaaatcatctctctctctctctctatctctctctctctctctctctcgcgcgCGCGCCcgtggacgtaggtcaccttgacagaaccacgttaaatattgtgttcttttgatttacatttttcaGAAGTTTTTGTGAGTTCATCGAAGTTTGTTTTTTGGTATTTTTCTGAAATGCTTAACTTGTTTTGTTATCACCCAACAAAAAGAATTTGACAAATTTGCACACTAATTGAGAGTCATATACAGACTAACAAAGAATCagagaaatataaatattatcaaACGAGATGGGGGATTTTATCCTTCTTAGTAACGGTCTTACTCTATAAAATGACTTTTTGAATAAGCTATTAAGATTTGAAATCAACGAAGAGGTTCGGAAAGTGAATCAAAGATTAGTTGTTTGGGGTAGTTGTGCAAGAGGAAGAGACATATAGAGCAACAAAGAATTCGAAAATTTAAGAAATTAGCTTTGAGAGATACAAATAgggtttttttaatatatatcttgCAAAGTAGTCGTGCATAGGCAACACCGATTGGCATGGACATGATCGTCAGCATACACTCTTCTGTTAGTATGAACATGAATTCTATTATACGTGTCTTCTTTATTCAGCCCCACCCGAACCATTCTTAAAACCACCAAACCATACCGAATGAGTTCTACTAAAAAAGGCTTTGGCATCTACCAACAGTTTCCAAAAGAATGGTCTCCTGAATTTACACTTATACAATTCGAATTTTTGTTTGTCATGTTGTTCTAGGTTACTTCTCCATCTCTTCATACAAGATTTAGAAATTAATGAAATTAGAcccaaatatataaaaactaTATACCAACTAAAAACTATGCCTCCAAAATTTATGGGTTAAATAAAAATCCAATTCCAAACAATACCAGCCAAGGTTGTCAAGATCGAGATCCTATACATGATCGTTTTATCTTTGCAAGATTGTGATCGTAAGATTAAAATTAGATTGTAAAATACTATCAAAAACATTTtataacataaaaaaatatatttttgtccATATATTAACATTCAGTTAGCAATAAAtagtttaaaatataaaaaatacatatcTAATACATCTTTTAACAATAAACAATTCATAAGGGATATTttatatagttactccaaaagaaatattattttaaaatatatatatatatatatatatatatatatatatatatatatatatatatatatatatatatatatatatatatatatatatatatatatatatatatatatatatatatatatatatatatatactacaatCTTATGAAAAACGATCATAATAAGATGGTGATCGATTTATTTGGGTGTGACCAATCTTACGATCGCGTGATACCGGCCAATAGATAATTAAACATACTGACTTGGAGTAGTCAATTAAGTCGATCATTATGAAAAAGAgagtatatataatatatttctGAATCACAGGAATGAGTCTTAATAATACTATAACACGTGCCACACGCGGGAACAAATTGGCTCCAGCCAATAGATACTACAAAAAAATACGAAAAAAGACATGAATATGATAAATATCATAATTCATGAGACCATAACAAAGACATCACATCATTGTCAACAACAGAAGAGGAGACCTAGAATTTTGGTGGTGCAAGTTTTCGTGCTCCATAGTACGGAGGAGGAGGATATGTTGACAGGGGGAGTACATTGATGAAAAGTTTCAGTCCCTTCAAACAGTGTTTTCCGACACCACAAATATACCATTTCCTTCCAGGGGTATCAAGGGAGATCACATCGTATCCACTTGTGAGAGCTTCAGTAGCAGCCGGAATAGTACATTGCTGGAAGGAAGTTCCATTTACTCTAAACACATTATGCTTTCCCACAGTGTATCTGAAGACTGTATCAATTATATTTAACCAGTTAGCTATCATCGCCTTTGAGAACATAAAACGATTATAATTTTTGCACTGGTTTATAAGAAAATATACCAAGTTTATCCCCGACAAAGAATTGCTTTCCCGTGGCCCATGCTTGGTAATCAAAGTTCAACGTCCATCCTTTATCGTCACCGACCACAAACAGCTTTCTAATTGAAGGAACAGGAGAGACCCAAGGAGCTGGGGGTGGTGTTGATTGAGGGAGAACAGTGATGAAAAGCTTCATACCACCTTGCTCACAATGTTTACCAACTCCACAAATATACCACTTTCTTCCAGGTGTTTGAAGGGTTATGACATCGTATCCACTAGTGAGAGCTTCGTTAACAGAAGGAATCATGCACTGTTGGAAAACTGTTCCATTGACTCTGAAGACATTGTGTTTTCCAGAAGGATATTTGAATACTGCATCCAGAATAAAGATAGGATTTAAAACTATGACACATATATATGCATATATTATCATGCTCAAGAACCTAATCCATTAATTTAATGCTTGTGGGATAGAGGAGCGCTTACCCAGTTTATCACCAACGACGAACTCCTTCCCATAGGCCCACGCTTGATAATCGAAGTTGAGGGTCCAACCTTTGTCATCGCCAACAATAAACTCCTTGGAGGAAACTGAAGTAGCTACTGCAGCAACCATTGCTACAAAGAGAATGATGTTCCACCTGTTTGTACCCATCTTTGGTCGCTTGACTACTGCTTTAAGTTGTTTGCGTCTA of the Lactuca sativa cultivar Salinas chromosome 6, Lsat_Salinas_v11, whole genome shotgun sequence genome contains:
- the LOC111913077 gene encoding blue copper protein-like, producing the protein MGTNRWNIILFVAMVAAVATSVSSKEFIVGDDKGWTLNFDYQAWAYGKEFVVGDKLVFKYPSGKHNVFRVNGTVFQQCMIPSVNEALTSGYDVITLQTPGRKWYICGVGKHCEQGGMKLFITVLPQSTPPPAPWVSPVPSIRKLFVVGDDKGWTLNFDYQAWATGKQFFVGDKLVFRYTVGKHNVFRVNGTSFQQCTIPAATEALTSGYDVISLDTPGRKWYICGVGKHCLKGLKLFINVLPLSTYPPPPYYGARKLAPPKF